The following are encoded in a window of Hemitrygon akajei chromosome 24, sHemAka1.3, whole genome shotgun sequence genomic DNA:
- the LOC140716071 gene encoding C3a anaphylatoxin chemotactic receptor-like produces MMYSGDDYFYNISFFGNYSYDYLPVDSGTQLPAASTLSILVYALTFMLGVPGNGAVIWVTGFKMKRSVNTVWFLNLAVADLTYCLSLPFQMANVALGSSWPTDNVLCKLIPSAIVLNMYASVFLLTMISIDRCLAVTRPVWSQTHRSLSWVRAACLVAWGLAFLMCLPTLLTRKMYIDSEFGLIYCTLNYTGTYFGDRSREVVEVTRALFAFILPFLIMAFCYLLIGQKLQRGKFAKSSKARKPVRLIAVVVAAFFLCWLPYHICGLAQAFSKHQAAWVWDRLSVGLASLNSALNPILYVFAGRNFRQVFRRSLCTSLRLAFAEERTESAGSTRIKTISSTDASM; encoded by the coding sequence ATGATGTATTCTGGAGACGATTACTTCTACAACATTTCTTTCTTTGGAAACTACTCCTATGATTACTTACCTGTGGATTCTGGGACCCAACTGCCAGCAGCCTCCACCTTGTCCATCCTTGTCTACGCCCTCACTTTCATGTTGGGCGTCCCTGGCAACGGGGCCGTCATCTGGGTGACAGGCTTCAAGATGAAGCGGAGCGTCAACACGGtgtggttcctgaacctggctgtGGCAGACCTGACCTACTGcctcagcctccccttccagaTGGCTAACGTTGCCCTGGGAAGCTCCTGGCCTACAGACAACGTCCTCTGTAAGCTCATTCCCTCTGCCATCGTCCTCAACATGTACGCCAGCGTCTTCCTATTGACCATGATCAGCATCGACCGCTGTCTGGCTGTCACTAGGCCCGTTTGGTCCCAGACTCACCGGTCCCTGTCTTGGGTGCGTGCGGCCTGCCTTGTGGCCTGGGGCCTCGCCTTCCTCATGTGCCTGCCCACTCTGCTGACACGGAAGATGTACATAGACTCTGAGTTTGGCTTGATTTACTGCACCTTGAACTACACCGGGACTTATTTTGGAGACCGTAgcagggaggtggtggaggtgacaCGGGCCCTCTTTgccttcatcttgcccttcctcaTCATGGCATTCTGTTACCTCCTGATCGGCCAGAAGCTGCAGAGGGGCAAGTTCGCCAAGTCCAGCAAGGCCAGGAAGCCTGTCCGCCTCATTGCAGTTGTAGTTGCTGCCTTTTTCCTCTGCTGGCTCCCATACCACATCTGCGGCCTAGCTCAGGCTTTCTCCAAACATCAGGCGGCCTGGGTCTGGGATAGGTTATCTGTGGGCCTAGCCTCCCTCAACAGCGCCCTGAACCCCATCCTCTATGTCTTTGCCGGCCGCAACTTCCGACAGGTTTTCCGGCGTTCCCTGTGCACCTCGCTCCGCTTGGCCTTTGCTGAGGAGCGGACAGAATCAGCCGGCAGCACTCGCATCAAGACCATCTCTAGTACAGATGCCAGTATGTGA
- the LOC140715733 gene encoding C3a anaphylatoxin chemotactic receptor-like produces MKWSVNTVWFLNLAVADLTYCLSLPFQMANVALGNSWPTDNVLCKLIPSAIILNMYASVFLLTMISIDRCLAVTRPVWSQTHRSLARVRAACLAAWGLAFLMSLPTLLTRKMYIDSEFGLSYCTLNYTGTYFGDRTREVVEVTRALFAFIIPFHIMAFCYLLIGQKLQRGKFAKSSKTRKPVRLIAVVVAAFFLCWLPYHICGLAQAFSKHPAAWVWDSLSVGLASLNSALNPILYVFAGREFRQVFRRSLCNSLRLAFAEERTESACKTRIKTISSIDASV; encoded by the coding sequence ATGAAGTGGAGCGTCAACACGGtgtggttcctgaacctggctgtGGCAGACCTGACCTACTGcctcagcctccccttccagaTGGCTAACGTTGCCCTGGGAAACTCCTGGCCTACAGACAACGTCCTCTGTAAGCTCATTCCCTCtgccatcatcctcaacatgtaCGCCAGCGTCTTCCTATTGACCATGATCAGCATCGATCGCTGCCTGGCTGTCACTAGGCCCGTTTGGTCCCAGACTCACCGGTCCCTGGCTAGGGTGCGTGCGGCCTGCCTTGCGGCCTGGGGCCTCGCCTTCCTCATGAGCCTGCCCACTCTGCTGACACGGAAGATGTACATAGACTCTGAGTTCGGCTTGAGTTACTGCACCTTGAACTACACCGGGACTTATTTCGGAGACCGGAccagggaggtggtggaggtgacaCGGGCCCTCTTTGCCTTCATCATCCCCTTCCACATCATGGCATTCTGCTACCTCCTGATCGGCCAGAAGCTGCAGAGGGGCAAGTTCGCCAAGTCCAGCAAGACCAGGAAGCCTGTCCGCCTCATTGCAGTTGTAGTTGCCGCCTTTTTCCTCTGCTGGCTCCCATACCACATCTGCGGCCTAGCTCAGGCTTTCTCCAAACATCCGGCCGCCTGGGTCTGGGATAGCTTATCCGTGGGCCTAGCCTCCCTCAACAGCGCCCTGAACCCCATCCTCTATGTCTTTGCCGGCCGTGAGTTCCGCCAGGTTTTCCGGCGTTCCCTGTGCAACTCGCTCCGATTGGCCTTTGCTGAGGAGCGGACGGAGTCAGCTTGCAAGACTCGCATCAAGACCATCTCCAGTATAGATGCCAGTGTGTGA